A stretch of Myxococcus hansupus DNA encodes these proteins:
- a CDS encoding NAD-dependent epimerase/dehydratase family protein, translating to MRVLIPGISGGIARQLALHLHARGHQVAGIDTRPWPEAGEAGIQVYRGDVRKRAAEDVFRRWRPEAVVHMATVTAFTVPGKERGRINLDGTKAVFDHCAAHGVKQVLFVGRHTFYGAAPDSPLYHSEDEPPRALEAIPELADLVAADLYAATALWRLPKMTTAVLRLPYTLGAPGTGTLSSFLKGRRVPLVLGYDPLFHVLQEDDVVTALTLALEKQVRGIFNLAGPPPIPLSVIVRETGRTGVPLPAPLLSLLLGRAGFPRLSVGALDHLRFPIVVDNRRFLDATGFEYRHSVADTLRIFRESAPILPAGGAER from the coding sequence ATGAGGGTGCTGATTCCTGGCATCTCCGGAGGCATTGCCCGCCAGCTCGCGCTGCACCTGCACGCGCGCGGACATCAGGTGGCGGGCATCGACACCCGGCCCTGGCCGGAGGCGGGCGAGGCCGGCATCCAGGTGTACCGCGGCGATGTGCGCAAGCGCGCCGCGGAGGATGTGTTCCGGCGCTGGCGGCCCGAGGCCGTGGTGCACATGGCCACCGTCACCGCCTTCACCGTGCCGGGCAAGGAGCGCGGGCGCATCAACCTGGACGGCACCAAGGCGGTGTTCGACCACTGCGCGGCCCACGGGGTGAAGCAGGTCCTCTTCGTGGGGCGGCACACCTTCTACGGCGCGGCGCCGGACTCGCCGCTGTACCACTCCGAGGACGAGCCCCCCCGCGCGCTGGAGGCCATCCCCGAGCTGGCGGACCTGGTGGCCGCCGACCTGTATGCGGCCACCGCGCTGTGGCGGCTGCCGAAGATGACGACGGCGGTCCTCCGCCTGCCCTACACGCTGGGCGCTCCGGGCACGGGCACGCTGTCATCCTTCCTCAAGGGCCGGCGCGTGCCCCTGGTGCTCGGGTATGACCCGCTGTTCCATGTCCTCCAGGAGGACGACGTCGTCACGGCGTTGACACTCGCGCTGGAGAAGCAGGTCCGGGGCATCTTCAATCTGGCGGGCCCCCCGCCGATTCCGCTGTCCGTCATCGTCCGGGAGACAGGCCGCACGGGAGTGCCATTGCCCGCGCCGCTCTTGTCCCTGCTGCTGGGCCGGGCGGGCTTCCCGCGCCTGTCCGTGGGCGCGCTGGACCACCTGCGCTTCCCCATCGTCGTGGACAACCGCCGGTTCCTGGACGCCACGGGCTTCGAATATCGCCACAGCGTGGCGGATACCCTGCGCATCTTCCGGGAATCCGCACCCATCCTCCCTGCGGGCGGCGCGGAACGTTAG